The Acropora palmata chromosome 10, jaAcrPala1.3, whole genome shotgun sequence genome contains a region encoding:
- the LOC141894705 gene encoding tRNA selenocysteine 1-associated protein 1-like isoform X1 translates to MISLVICFGILQLEGNSLTLLKVTSKMTSLWMGDLDTYMDETFISSAFAAMGEAVVSVKMIKNRTTGSPAGYCFVDFGDYTVSQKVMGKLNGLPIPGSNPIKRFKLNWATYGKESFMQGPEYSIFVGDLSPEVTDYALQEFFQRKFPSCKAAKVVLDTAGNSRGYGFVRFTDENEHRQAMIDMQGAMGCGSKPLRVSAATPKRPQTTATSTPTAYTTTTATNQQYVQQYQQYQQYLAAWQGYHQQQQQQQQQQQHYYQHYQHYQPYAHAAYQQPTSYEEAAVTVDNTAEDPNPPLNITEENKAIITNESENYFEMEQSRWQSVECLGSGPKSLLT, encoded by the exons ATGATCAGTCTGGTCATTTGCTTTGGAATTCTGCAACTCGAGGGGAACTCTCTTACTTTATTAAAAG TAACGAGCAAAATGACAAGTCTTTGGATGGGAGAT CTTGACACCTACATGGATGAAACATTCATTAGCAGTGCATTTGCCGCAATGGGTGAAGCAGTGGTGTCTGTAAAGATGATAAAAAACAGGACCACTGG GTCTCCTGCTGGATACTGCTTTGTGGATTTTGGTGATTACACAGTGTCACAGAAGGTCATGGGTAAGCTCAACGGCTTGCCAATACCTGGAAGCAATCCT ATAAAACGATTCAAGTTAAATTGGGCTACTTATGGCAAGGAGTCTTTCATGCA GGGACCAGAGTATTCCATATTCGTTGGTGACTTATCCCCAGAGGTTACTGATTATGCTCTTCAG gagttctttcaaagaaaattccCAAGTTGTAAAGCAGCTAAAG ttgttctggaTACAGCGGGAAATTCCAG GGGATATGGGTTTGTACGGTTTACCGATGAAAATGAGCACCGACAAGCCATGATTGACATGCAAGGAGCAATGGGTTGTGGGTCAAAACCTCTGCGGGTCAGTGCAGCCACACCCAAACG ACCTCAAACCACTGCAACCAGCACACCAACGGCATACACTACCACTACTGCAACAAACCAGCAATACGTGCAACAGTATCAGCAATATCAGCAATATCTGGCTGCATGGCAAGGATATCatcagcaacagcaacaacaacaacagcagcagcagcatTATTATCAACATTACCAGCATTACCAGCCATATGCACACGCAGCTTATCAGCAACCAACG AGTTACGAAGAAGCAGCTGTAACAGTGGATAATACAGCTGAAG ACCCCAACCCACCGTTGAACATtactgaagaaaacaaagctatAATAACCAACGAATCA GAAAACTACTTCGAGATGGAGCAATCCAGATGGCAAAGTGTAGAATGTCTTGGTTCAGGACCGAAAAGTCTTCTCACATAG
- the LOC141894705 gene encoding uncharacterized protein LOC141894705 isoform X2: protein MISLVICFGILQLEGNSLTLLKVTSKMTSLWMGDLDTYMDETFISSAFAAMGEAVVSVKMIKNRTTGSPAGYCFVDFGDYTVSQKVMGKLNGLPIPGSNPIKRFKLNWATYGKESFMQGPEYSIFVGDLSPEVTDYALQEFFQRKFPSCKAAKVVLDTAGNSRPQTTATSTPTAYTTTTATNQQYVQQYQQYQQYLAAWQGYHQQQQQQQQQQQHYYQHYQHYQPYAHAAYQQPTSYEEAAVTVDNTAEDPNPPLNITEENKAIITNESENYFEMEQSRWQSVECLGSGPKSLLT from the exons ATGATCAGTCTGGTCATTTGCTTTGGAATTCTGCAACTCGAGGGGAACTCTCTTACTTTATTAAAAG TAACGAGCAAAATGACAAGTCTTTGGATGGGAGAT CTTGACACCTACATGGATGAAACATTCATTAGCAGTGCATTTGCCGCAATGGGTGAAGCAGTGGTGTCTGTAAAGATGATAAAAAACAGGACCACTGG GTCTCCTGCTGGATACTGCTTTGTGGATTTTGGTGATTACACAGTGTCACAGAAGGTCATGGGTAAGCTCAACGGCTTGCCAATACCTGGAAGCAATCCT ATAAAACGATTCAAGTTAAATTGGGCTACTTATGGCAAGGAGTCTTTCATGCA GGGACCAGAGTATTCCATATTCGTTGGTGACTTATCCCCAGAGGTTACTGATTATGCTCTTCAG gagttctttcaaagaaaattccCAAGTTGTAAAGCAGCTAAAG ttgttctggaTACAGCGGGAAATTCCAG ACCTCAAACCACTGCAACCAGCACACCAACGGCATACACTACCACTACTGCAACAAACCAGCAATACGTGCAACAGTATCAGCAATATCAGCAATATCTGGCTGCATGGCAAGGATATCatcagcaacagcaacaacaacaacagcagcagcagcatTATTATCAACATTACCAGCATTACCAGCCATATGCACACGCAGCTTATCAGCAACCAACG AGTTACGAAGAAGCAGCTGTAACAGTGGATAATACAGCTGAAG ACCCCAACCCACCGTTGAACATtactgaagaaaacaaagctatAATAACCAACGAATCA GAAAACTACTTCGAGATGGAGCAATCCAGATGGCAAAGTGTAGAATGTCTTGGTTCAGGACCGAAAAGTCTTCTCACATAG
- the LOC141895094 gene encoding BTB/POZ domain-containing protein 6-B-like, which yields MMAMAENWQREIPNIKGRIGYVFNNDCLSDIEFVASLPNSEYKGGKKAKMAIPAHKFVLAIGSVVFHRMFYGPLAEKGKSIELQDCDYESLLELFRYMYTDEVRLNGSNVMQVSYLASKYMVPSLVDKCSEYLMANVNTSNVFSILMHAQKFDIKDVEELCWEIVKSEAKVVVPSDEFLTLPRSLVEDVVKMKKLYINEVELFKAVDRWASAEIEKQGLIPDGKTKRQLLGDEIVKSIRFSSMSQKEFAAHVPELNILTMEEVSSIFQFFSGVSPKAELKPSAESSSRYGHFLRCCRFTKVHPPIDDSSIGEDVYSLGVTVSEPIFLHGIQLFGSEGNSYEVYTKVSEERTDIRYSALFEQSGSYLSEKKADDKRFYVFDVFFNEPFLMERAKEYKIMATVYGHRAWYGTGEKAFANQDDVSFSFNNKSQACTNCNAVNPCNDIPALIFTIR from the coding sequence ATGATGGCAATGGCCGAAAACTGGCAAAGAGAGATACCAAATATAAAAGGAAGAATAGGGTATGTTTTTAATAACGATTGTTTAAGCGACATAGAGTTTGTTGCCTCGTTGCCAAACTCGGAATACAAAGGGGGCAAGAAAGCCAAGATGGCGATACCGGCTCATAAATTTGTCCTTGCCATCGGCAGTGTGGTGTTCCATCGCATGTTCTACGGTCCGTTAgcagaaaaaggaaagagcATTGAGCTTCAAGACTGCGACTACGAAAGTCTGTTGGAATTGTTCCGATACATGTACACCGATGAAGTGAGATTGAACGGCAGCAACGTCATGCAAGTATCGTACTTGGCTAGTAAATACATGGTGCCATCACTTGTTGACAAGTGCAGTGAATATTTGATGGCTAATGTGAACACTTCCAACGTCTTTTCCATCCTTATGCACGCCCAGAAGTTTGATATCAAAGATGTAGAAGAGCTATGCTGGGAAATAGTAAAAAGCGAAGCAAAGGTTGTTGTGCCATCGGATGAATTTTTAACACTTCCAAGATCGTTGGTTGAGGATGTAGTAAAGATGAAAAAGTTGTACATTAACGAAGTTGAGCTTTTCAAAGCCGTAGATCGGTGGGCCAGCGCAGAGATAGAAAAGCAAGGCTTGATACCTGATGGAAAGACAAAAAGACAACTTCTCGGAGATGAGATTGTGAAGTCTATAAGATTCTCATCGATGTCACAAAAAGAATTTGCTGCCCATGTCCCAGAATTGAACATTTTGACGATGGAAGAAGTTAGCAGCATCTTTCAATTCTTCAGTGGCGTGTCACCAAAAGCAGAGCTTAAACCGTCTGCAGAGTCATCGTCAAGGTATGGACATTTCCTGAGATGCTGTCGATTCACCAAGGTTCATCCCCCCATAGATGACTCCTCAATTGGGGAGGATGTTTACAGCCTCGGTGTCACAGTAAGCGAACCAATTTTTCTCCACGGCATTCAGCTTTTTGGAAGCGAAGGAAACTCGTACGAGGTGTATACGAAGGTTTCAGAAGAGCGCACGGATATCAGGTATTCGGCATTGTTTGAACAATCGGGCAGTTACCTCTCGGAAAAGAAGGCAGATGACAAGCGATTTTATGTGTTTGATGTGTTCTTTAACGAACCTTTCCTTATGGAAAGAGCCAAGGAATACAAGATCATGGCAACTGTTTACGGTCATCGAGCGTGGTACGGAACAGGTGAAAAGGCATTTGCTAACCAAGACGACGTCAGCTTCTCGTTCAACAACAAGTCTCAAGCCTGCACAAATTGCAACGCTGTAAATCCATGCAACGATATTCCTGCCCTCATTTTCACCATTCGTTGA
- the LOC141894717 gene encoding CDP-diacylglycerol--inositol 3-phosphatidyltransferase-like: protein MVNMKRNVHLFVPNLIGYARVVLNLSSFYVMQQKPYVTVALNFSGGFLLDIVDGNIARYLDQCSRFGDLLDILVDRCGRIGMMMGLSVLYPQHLFAFQLLVCLEIAGCWSNHYRCMLTSNPTEILQKSRSTDPWILRIFFQEPICSLVICGQDTCVAMCYLLYFSPGPSVTVVGSSHSLWRLLAWLGAPFLVYRQVVVCGLLVVNSFSELARLHHPQNQPHKEHSQAFREKTD, encoded by the exons ATGGTCAACATGAAGAGGAACGTCCACCTCTTTGTGCCGAATTTAATTG GTTATGCAAGAGTTGTCCTCAATTTATCATCCTTTTATGTCATGCAGCAAAAACCTTATGTCACAGTTGCCCTTAACTTCAGTGGAGGCTTTTTGCTGGATATTGTTGATGGAAACATAGCAAGATATCTGGATCAGT GCTCCAGATTTGGAGATTTGCTTGATATACTTGTTGACAG GTGTGGCCGCATTGGTATGATGATGGGGCTTTCTGTGCTTTATCCTCAGCATTTGTTTGCATTTCagttgcttgtttgtttggaAATTGCTGGTTGCTGGTCAAATCACTACAG ATGTATGTTGACATCAAATCCtactgaaattttgcaaaagaGTCGCTCCACTGATCCGTGGATTctgagaattttctttcaggag CCCATTTGTTCGTTAGTGATATGCGGACAAGATACTTGTGTGGCCATGTGTTATCTTCTTTACTTCTCTCCTGGACCATCAG taACTGTCGTCGGAAGCTCGCACAGTTTGTGGAGATTGTTGGCGTGGCTGGGTGCTCCATTTTTGGTGTACAGACAAGTTGTTGTTTGTGGTCTTTTGGTTGTGAACTCGTTTAGTGAACTAGCAAGGCTGCATCATCCACAAAATCAACCCCACAAAGAGCACTCACAAGCATTCAGGGAAAAGACGGATTAA